The Alteromonas macleodii ATCC 27126 genome segment GGACGCCTCTGTCATCTTCAATGATGGTGCCAGTTACAACATGGTCCATTTCAACCTGTTTAGCGAGTGCAGTACCATCTCGAGTAAGTACGAAATCGCCGACTGGCGTCACGGTAATGCCACCTGCAAGCTTAAAGTCGACAACCGCTAACCCAAAGTCTTGCAGCTCGGCTATTAGATACTCTGAGAGCTGATTGCCTAACACGGTGCTGTCGCTCAACGACTGATTAAGCCTCACAAAACTCGCCACACCCACCATATCTTGCTGCGTAAGACGGGTTGCATTGTCCATTAACTCCATCGCAAGTTGCGAGGCGTAATCATTTAAGCGCTTATGCGTTTGTGAAGGTGAATAGCCATGGTGTAGTGGGTCTTTATAGCCGGGTTCAACTTCCACGTGCTGTTGATATTGTCTATCGCGAGAATCTGGTGTGTACTCCAGCCCTGAACGGCTTGGTACAGGTACTGGCTCGGCGTGATGAGTAATTTCACCGTCTTCCCCTAACCAGAACGAGCCCATAGACTCCGTGCTAGTGCACCCTGTCATACAAACACTCAGCATTACGCCAACGGCTACCCAACTGCTTGGCAAAAGCTTCTTTGTAAACACCATACTGAA includes the following:
- a CDS encoding FlgO family outer membrane protein, which encodes MVFTKKLLPSSWVAVGVMLSVCMTGCTSTESMGSFWLGEDGEITHHAEPVPVPSRSGLEYTPDSRDRQYQQHVEVEPGYKDPLHHGYSPSQTHKRLNDYASQLAMELMDNATRLTQQDMVGVASFVRLNQSLSDSTVLGNQLSEYLIAELQDFGLAVVDFKLAGGITVTPVGDFVLTRDGTALAKQVEMDHVVTGTIIEDDRGVRVNARIVSLENKQVVASANVYIPAFIVMDLNKMASVN